One Thioclava sp. ES.031 genomic window, CGCGCGGCAATCTGCGGGGATGAAAGACCTTGTCGCCAATCCGGTCCTGCAAAACCGCCTGAGCTTCGCGCCCTGGGCCGATCCGCGCACGCGGCGGCTCCCGGGGGTGATCCCGGTCTCATATGAGGATTGGCTGGAGGTCGATGATGCCTATGCCGCGCAGATGGGCCTGCGCGACCGGCTGATCGAGGAGGCGCGCGATCTGGTGCTGGGCCTGTCGGATCACGGGCGGCCTGCGGCGGAAGAGCTCTACGATCTGGTGCTGCCGATGCTTCCGGCGCTGGGGTTTGCCTGCAGCGCGGAGACGGTCACGCGGCCCGATGGGGCGGTGGTTGCGCTGGATCGCACGGACCCGCTCGCCACGCTCGGGCGGCTGCTGCAATGCGATCTGTGCCTGATGGAAGCCGATGAGGCCGCGTTCGGCAATTCCGAGCATGTGCTGACCGGCGGTGTGCTGTGTTTTCCCTCGGGCTGGACGCTACGCGAGAAATTCATGCGCCCGATGATGCGCATTCACGAACCGATCGAGATCTACACCGACGATCTCGGCAAGCGGGTGCAGCGCTTGCTCGATGGCGTGCGTGAGGGCAGGGGGCTGATGCGCGGGACTGCCTCGCGCTCGGCGGCACATCTGCATGATCCGCGCTCGGAATACGAATTCGCCCACGCGCCCGCCGACGCCCCTTATATACGGGTGGAGCGGCAATGCCTGTTCCGCCTGCCGCACACGAATGCCGTGATCTTCTCGATCCACACCCAGGTGGTGCGGCCCGAAAGCCTGAGCCCGGATCAGGCGCAGGCCTTGGCCGAGCACCCGATCCGGCAGGCGGATTAAGCTTCCTGCATCAGCCGCCAGCGCGTCTCGGCCATATCCTGCGAGACCATGCCGGGGATCAGAAGCGCGTCGATCAGCCACCACAGGCCTGCGAGGCCAAGCGGGATGAAGCCGATCAGGATGGGCGACAGGAGCGTGCCGATCCCGGTCAGTGCCAGCATCACCACGCCGGAGAAGACGCGCCCCATATACATCCGGTGCACGCCGAGCATGGGCAGCATGAACCACAGCACATAGCCAAGCAGGGCCGATTTCTTCTCATTCGCGACGCGCTGCTCGATATAGAGGGCGCGGGCATCGTCTCGGGCCATGTTAATCTCCATAACATCTTCCCAGCCGATATGGGCAGTCGGGCCGCGGGATCAAGAGGGGCTCGGAAGATCCACCATGTCGGCGAGCTTGCGCAGGCGTCCGATTTCATAAGCTTTTAACCCAAGGCTACCTAAGGGAAGATTGGCGCTAATCGCCTTATGGGCGAGTATCGAAATCCTGCGGATTTCCTCAGTGCGTCGAAAATGTTGCATATAAAACAACAAGATAAATAACGACGATCAGAGACTTGTGATTTTTTGCCGTGATCTCTTTATAGCCCCGAGCCGCAACAATTGTCGGCTTTGGTCACAATTATGGACGAATCAAAAGTAAAAACCGGGTTAAAGAAAAGCGGGCTTGAAGGTTCGCACTCTGAGGTAGGGTAATAGGTGCGGAAATGTCGGATCTCTCGACCAATTTCGAGTTTGCAGGTGCAACGGGCGTAACTCCGACGCGGGCGCGCATTCTGCGCTACGAGGGCATGGGCAAGCGCCTGTTCGACATTCTCGCCGTGATCGCGATCCTTCCGGTTCTGCTGCCGCTGATCGCGCTTCTGGCGCTGGCGGTACGCGCCGATGGCGGTCCCGCCTTCTATTCGCAGATCCGCGTCGGGCAGGGCGGCAAGCGCTTCCGCTGCTACAAGCTGCGCACCATGCATGTCGATGCCGAGGCGCAGCTCGTGCGTCTGTGCAACGAGAACCCCGCGCTCGCGCTGGAATGGTCGGTGAACCAGAAGCTCGACGACGATCCGCGCATCACCCGCATCGGTCGCTTACTGCGCCGCACCAGCCTCGACGAGCTGCCGCAGTTCTTCAACGTACTCTGCGGGACGATGAGCCTCGTGGGGCCGCGCCCCTTCATGCTCGATCAGGAAGCCAGCTACAAAGGCGCGATGGGCCGGGCCTATTACAAGATGCGCCCCGGCATCACCGGGCTGTGGCAGGTCGCCGGACGTTCGACCACCGCCTTCGTGGATCGTGTGCGCTTCGACGAACGCTATTACGCGAGACTGTCGCTGCTGAATGATCTGTGGCTCTGCGTGATGACCGTCGCCGTGGTGCTGCGCCAGACGGGCAAGTAATTCCAACACCGGTTGCGAGAGAGAGACGGCTTGTAACCTGCCAACGGGCGCTCCCTTCGGGGGGCGCCCATCGTCTTTCAGCCTTCGACTTGCAGGAAGCGCAGCCCGCCCTTGTCGAGCCACGCCGCGCTCAGGAGCCCGGTCTCATAGGCGCCGGTATCGACCGCGATGCGGCCCTGATCGGCGACCGGTTGGTCTACGACCCAATGACCGAAGGCGATCCAGACCCCGTCGCGCCGGGTCATCTGCCCGAACCGGGGATGGCCCCAAAGCAGCGCATCGCGGCTTTGGCGTTCCATCGGGTGATAGGGATCGGCCCCCGCATGGGTCGCGGCGAAGCGCCCCTCGCGCCACATCGCGGGGCGGGCATCGAGCCATGCCAGCAGGTCCGGCCCCAGAGCACGGGCGAGGTCCATGCGCAGCGCGTCCAGCACCTCCGGGTCCGTCTCGCGCGGATCGGGCGGCGCGATGCCGTAGCTCTGCAACGTCTGCAATCCGCCCACGCGCAGCCAGCCGGCGGTGCGCGCATCGGGCGACAGCAGGAAGTCGAGCATCATCCGCTCGTGATTGCCCATCAGGCAGATCATCCGCGAGGGATTGGCAAGCTGCGCGGCATGCAGCGTCGCCAGAACCCGCGCCGAATTCGGGCCGCGGTCGATCATGTCGCCCAGCGTAATGATCCGGGCCTTTGCGCCTTGCGGTTCCTGCCCGATCCGCTCGAACATCTTGCCCAAGAGATCGGCGCGGCCGTGAAGGTCCCCGATCACGCAGATCGGCGCCTCCGGACGGGGCAGGCCATTGGGTGCCGAGGGAGCGGTCTCTGGTTTGAGACGGGAGAGTAGAGAGCGCAACATATGGGGAAATCCGGAGTTATGCGGGGTGGAAACCAACGCGTGGCTGGGACATAACCGTCGTAAGACGTGAGCGAAAGGGGCTCACTTAAAAATGGGCGGCAAACCGCCCCCGTGGCAAGGGCGGGTCTTGAGGGGCATGGCGAGACGCATTCTGATCGTGGTGGAGAACCTGCCGGTGCCGCTGGATCGCAGGGTCTGGCTGGAGGCCACGACATTGCGCGCGGCGGGCTACGAGGTCTCGGTGATCTGTCCGATGGGGCGCGGCTGGGACGCGGCCTATGAGGAAATCGAGGGCATCCATATCTACCGCCACCCCGCACCGCCCGAAGCCCATTCCGGCGCGGTGGCCTATGCGCGCGAATATTGGCATGCGATCAAGGCGTGGTTCCGGCTGGCGAAACAGGTGAAGCGCGAGCGCGGCTTCGACGTGATCCAGGGCTGCAACCCGCCCGACCTGATCTGGCTTCTGGCATGGCGCTATCGGCTGTCGGGCGTGCGCTACATGTTCGACCATCACGACGTCTGCCCCGAGCTGTTCGAGGCCAAGTTCGGCAAGAAGGGGCTCCTGTGGGCCGTGATGCGCATCTGGGAGCGGATCACCTTCGCCAGCGCCTCGGTGTCGATGGCCACGAATGAGAGCTTCCGCAAAATCGCGATCACCCGCGGCGGCATGGCGCCCGAGGATGTCTTCGTGGTCCGCTCCGCCCCGCGCGTCGAGACCTTCCTGCCCGGACCCGGCGATCCCACCTATCGCAAGGGCGCGAAGACGGTGCTCGGCTATATCGGCGTGATCGGGCAGCAGGAGGGGATGGACCTTCTGGTGCAGGCGGTCGAGCATCTGGTGCGCAAGCTCGGCCACACCGATCTGCATGTGGTGATCGTGGGCTTCGGTCCCGAACTGCCTAACGTGGAGGCCGACGTCGCGGCGCGGGGCCTGAGCGACTACTTCACCTTCACCGGCCCGCTCTACGGCGAGGACATGCTGGCGGCGATGAATGCGATCGATATCGGCGTCGCGCCCGATCCGAAAAACGCGATGAACGACATCTCCACCATGAACAAGGTCATGGAATACATGACGCTCGAGAAGCCCTTGGTGCAGTTCGAACTGACCGAAGGGCGGGCCTCTGCGGGGGAGGCCGCGCTCTATGCCCGCGCCAATGACCCGAAGGACTTCGCCGCCCGGATTGCGGCGCTGATCGAGGCGCCCGAACGCGCGCGTTCGATGGGGCGGCTGGGCCGGGCGCGGGTGCTCGATGCGCTGTCCTGGGATTTCTCGGCCCGACAGCTCCTTGCGGCCTATGATCGGATATTCTCCAAGCTGGGGAAATAAAGCCTGTTGATTGAGCGGAATTGTTTCTTATAAATCGTTCTTTTTGCTCAAGTTTCGCCAAGATTCCAGTTGCGCGCCGCCCCATTTGCGCCACAAACTCAAGGGGCGGACAGGGAGACGGTTCGCCCTATATCGTTAAGCATTCGACGTGGACCTTATATGGCGCATTGGAGGACATCGGCGGTGGCGTTTACCGCACTGGTTGTGACCGGTGTGGCCAGCTCTGCCTTCGCGGGTGATCTGCGCGAAACCGCGCCTCAAGCGACCGGTGATCTGACGGGCCGCGCGCTCTACGATCCGGTGGCCCATGCGCTCGCGATCGGGCTGACGCCCGCGATGGCCGATGCGCGCGTCGATCGTGCGATCAAAGCCGTGGAAACCTGCCCGCTTGTCTTCGATACCCGCAATCCGATCCCGGGCTGCTGGGGCGGGAGCGTCGCGCTGGGCTCGTAAGCCCGCTCAATCCGGAATCGAGGCGCTCAGCCGGGGCAGCGACTGCCCGATGAAGCGCGTAAGCCGCCGGTCGGCTGCGCGGATATCCTCGTCGCGGCGGATGGGCGTGACATAGCGCACCAGCGCGCCATCGGTCCGGCCGCGCGTGATCCCGTCCACGATCACCGACAGTTTCGCGCGCCAGTCGCTCGTCATCGCGCGGCCACGCCCGTCGAACCAGTAATAGACCAGTTGCCGGTTGAGCCCCTTGGTGATGATCGCGCGGTTGACCTCGAAGGGCGCGCGGTGGGGCAGGGCGATGCGATGCGGGCGGAAGGCGCTGACCTCCCAGCCGCCGACCGGCAGGCAGACCTCGGGAGAATGGATGCCGTCGCCTTGGCTCTGATCGGCATACCACGCGACAAACAGGTTCACCGGTGCGTCCTTAGAGGGATCGGCATAGACCGCGTTGAGGTAATCGCTCGCTGCCAGCACGGCTTCAGTGGCTGGCTCCAGCGGGCGGCGCGTGCCCTGCCAGCCATCGATCTGCGTCGGGAAGGACGACAGCGGCGCGCGCTCTGGCGGGAGCGTCGTCATCTGCGGCAGGCCCGACCAAAGCGCCAGCGCGACCCCCGTCAGGATGACCGCCAGCCCGAGATCGCGCGACGGCGCGAGGTTGCGCAAGCGACGCGCTTCCGGCGCGAAACGGCGATAATCGAGGTCGAGCGCCTCGGCGAGCGGTTTCGGCTCGGCCACCAGCCGCTGCAGCCCGATTGCGGTAAGGCTGAGGATCGCGATCGCCGCGCCGAAGATCACCCAGCCCTCGAAGACATGCAGAAAGCCCTCGGCCTGCTCGATGCCGTAAGCGTCAACAAGGATCGCGACCATGCCGATGCGCAGCGAATTCAGCAGAACCGTCAGCGGCGCGGCCATCACGAACAGCACCGCTTTGTGCCAGAACGGCCCGCGATAGAGGATGCCGAACAGGTAGGAAAAGCTGAGGATCGGGAAGAGATAGCGCAGCCCCGAACAGGCATCGGCCACCTGCAGCTTGTAGACGCCGAGGTCGATCACATTGCCGCTCAGATGCACCGGGATGTCCGCGGCGCGCACCAGCATCACGCCCAGCTCCGATGAGACGAGCTGAAGGGCGATGGTGAGTTTCCAGTAGAGGATTTGCGGCAGCGGCAGCATGAAGATCAGATGCAGCACCGGCTTCCAGTGGCGTTTTCCCGCCTGCCAGCCCATGCTCAGCAGCACCGCGCCCATCATCCAGACGATCAGCGCATAGGTCACGAAATCGGCGATCTGCGCGCGGGTGCCGAAAACGGCGAGGGCGAGGGCGAGTGCGATCACCGCGACGCCTTGCCAGCGCTGCGGCCGGGCCTCCAGCGTGAGCGGTGCGCGATGCAATTCGCGCGCGAATAGATAGAGCGAAATCAGTGGGATCAGCGACCCATGGCTGTATTCCGGCGTGGACCATGCGGCCCCGAGGCTCGCGAGCCCCAATGCGAAGAACGGATAGGAGAGGACGGCCAGCGTCAGCAGGCCGAGCGTCCCCCATGGCAGGGCACGCACCTCGCGCAGAGGGGGGCTCGTGGTGATCATCTCGACTGCTCGCTCATAGGCCGTCTGACGCGGCGCTTAACATGAGCTTACCCTGCGAGAGCTTTGATCCAAAGACAAAATCAGCGTTGGGCCGGGGCCGGACGCGGGGTGTTGCCCGACGAGCCCTCTCCGGTCAGCGCCGCAAGCTGCGCCTGCGCGCCTCGCATCGCGGGCGGCAAAGGCTCACCGGCAAGACGCAGCGCGTCGCGCAGGGCGGCTTCGGCCAGATCGGTCTCTTCCAGCGCGATCAGCACGGCGGCGTAGTGATATTGCGCGAGCGCGTTCTCCGGCAGCCCGGCGGCGGCAGCGGCGAGCAGGGGGCGCGCGGCCCCGTAATTGCCCAGCCGATATTCCGCCCAGCCATAGGTATCCTTGAAGGCGGGTTCGGGCCGCTCGCGGAAGCGTTTCGCGATCTGCGCCGCACGCTCGAGGCTGGGCCGGTCGTCGCGATGGGTGCTCAGCAGGCTCGCGAGGTTATTCGCCACGATCAGATCGCCACTGTCGCGGGTGTAGAGATCGTCATAGGTCGCGATCGCCGCGTCGAACCGGCCCGATTTCTCTTCCGAGCGCGCCCGGTAGAGCAGCAGCAGCGGATCGGCCTGCGGGGCCTTTTCCAGCGCGGTCTGGATCACCGCAAGCGCGTCGCCTTCACGCCCTTGGGCCGCGAGCAGGCGATAGAGCTGGCGGGCCGGGCGCGGATCGGCCGGGTCTTCATACATCAGAGTGCGCAGCCCGGTCTCGGCCCGGTCGGTGTCGCCCTGAATCGCGCAGAGGTTCGCCTCCAGCAGCCGCAAGCCGCGATTGTCGGGCTGCTGGGCCAGTTGCGCCTCCAGATAGGCGCGCGCCTCGCCGCCCCGGCCGGAGGCCAGTTGCGCCTGCACCACGGCCGAGACCGCCGCCGCCGAGACCGCAGGGGCCGTGGTGACGCCGTCTTCGCCGGTCCCGGGCGTCTGCACCAGGGTTTTCAGCGTCTCGATCGCGCTCTCGCTGCGGCCGCGCCCCATCAGGATCGCGGCGCGGATCGACTGCGCCAGCGCCTCCGTGCCCGGGGCTGAAGATGTGTCGAGCTGGTCTGCGATGCGATGGGCGAGCATCCAGTCGCGATCGGCCAGCGCCAGATCGGCCTGCCGCTTGAGCAGTCCGGGGCTGTTGGGGGTGACCGCCACGGCCTCGGCCAGAACCGTCCGCGCGGCGCTGGCGCGGTCATGCGCGAAGAGGAAATCGACATAGCGGATCGCCTCGGGCGCAGCGCGCCCCGCCGCATCATAGGCTTGGCTGAAGCGTCCCATCGCCAGATCGGGCGCGCCTTCTCGCAGGTCGGCCTCGCCCAGCAGGGTCAGGGTCTGCGGGTTGTCGGGGGCCTGCTGCAGCGCGCTGCGCAGATCGGTGATCGCCAGATCGAGGCGATCTTCCTCGATCCGCCACGCCGCGCGCTGCTGCAGGGCCGGGACGTTGGTCGGATCGGTCTTCAGGATCGCCGCGATCTCGGTTTTCGCCTTATCGCGCTGCCCGTCATGGTCGAGCATCCGGGCGTAAGCAGAGCGCAGCTGTCGCATCTCCTCGCTGTCGGGATGGCTCTCGATCAGTGCCTGCATCCGCGTCAAAGCCGCCGCTCGGTCTCCGGCCTGAAAATCCAGATCGGCCCGCATCGCGGTGAAGATCGCCTCATTCGCCGCGCCCTTCGACTGCGCGATCAGCGAGTCGAGTTCCGCCCGCGCGGCCTCGGCGCCTTTCGCGCGGGCCAGAAAACGCACGAGTTCCAGATAGCCGCCCGTCTGCTGCTCGCGATCGGTCGCAAGCTTGCGCAGGAAACGCGCCGCCCCCGCCGGATCGTCGCGCAGCACATACCACGCGATGAGCGCGGTGCGGGTTTTCGGGTCTTCGGGGAACAGCCCCTGCATCACTTCGAGCTGCGCGCCGATCTCTGCGTTCTCTCCACGCTTCGAGATCAGCTCCAGCTTGAGCACCTGCAACCGGTATTGCGCCGGATCGCGGGCCAGCGCCGCATCGAGCGCGGCCAGCGTCGCGGCGTCGTCGCCCTGGGCGTTGCGCGCGTCGATCAGCACATGCCAGCCGGTCGGGATTTCGGGATGCGCCTTGGTCAGCGCCTTGGCCTGCGCCGCGATCTCGGACTGACGGGCCGTGTCGCGCGACAGGCTCGCCTGCCGCAGATCGAGAGCGAGCTGCACCGCCTGCGCGCCGGGATCGTCGGGCGCGAGTTCGAGTACCGCGTCGACCTGCTTTTGCGCGCGCGGCAGGTTGCCTGTGCGCAGCGACAGCTCCGCAAGGATGCGATGCACCTCGACCGTCTCGGGATATTGTTCGAGCAGACGCAGATATTGGCTGAAGGCTTCCTGCAACCGTCCCTGCGCCAGCAGCAGATCGGCATAGGCGCGCCGCGCGGCCTTATGGGTGCCGTCATATTCGAAGACGTTGCGCAGCTCGACCATCGCGCGGACGGGATCGCCCTCGGCCAGAAGGGTCTCGGCCGATTGGTAATGGGCTTCGGCCTTGTCTGCGTCACTCTTGCAACCGCTCAATGCGAGCGCCGCGCAAAGCGCGAAAAAACTCGCGCGCGCATACTGGTATCGGGGCATCTGTCTTGCCTGCTCTGCTACTGCGCTCTGACTGGCGCTTGGCAGAAAGGCTAGCTGCTCCAACGTCATCTATAAAGAGATTTGAACGGCGCCCCCCTGTCTAAATAGCCAGTTTTCCTAGGAATAGACGCGTTTTTGCGACAGTTTGGCCTCAGCCACTCGCGAATTCCTCACGAATTCTTGCGTGAATCGGGGAGATGCCGCTTACTGGCGCAAAGAAATCCCAGAGGCCAAAGGCCCGGTACAGGCATGAACGAAATCTACACCGAATTCTTCGGGTTGGCAGAACGTCCTTTTTCGTTGCTGCCCGATCCCGATTTCCTGTTCTGGTCTCCAGAGCATAAGCACGCGGCCACGATGCTCGAATACGGGCTGTTCTCGCGCGCGCCGATCACGCTGATCACCGGCGAGGTGGGGGCGGGCAAGACGACGCTGCTGCGTCACCTGATGGCGACGATCTCCGAGGATGTGACGATCGCGCTGGTGTCGAATGCGCGCGGCTCGCGCGATGACGTGATCCGCTGGATCATGCTGTCGCTCGGCCAGCGGGTGGAGGCGGGCGAGGATTACGTCCTGATCTACGACCGGTTCCAGCAGCTTCTGATCCAGGAATATGCCGCCGGGCGGCGCGTTGTGGTGGTGATCGACGAGGCGCAGAACCTCGATGCGGGCGTGCTCGAAGAGCTGCGCATGATCACAAATATCAACGCCGACAAGGACGAGCTGGTGCAGCTGATCCTGATGGGGCAGCCGGAACTTCGCGACCTGATCGCACGGCCCGAGCTGCGCCAATTCGCGCAGCGTGTGTCTTCCGGCTTCCATCTCGGGCCGATGCCCGCCGATTGCGCGCAGCCCTATATCGCCCATCGCCTGCAGGTCGCAGGCGCGACACGCGAGATCTTCACTCCCGAGGCCGCGCAGAAACTGCATGCCCATTGCGGCGGCCTTCCGCGGCTGATGAACCAGCTGGCCGATCTGGGCATGGTCTATGCCTATTCGGCGCGTGCGGAGATCGTCACCGGAGAGATCATCGACAGGGTGATCGAGGATAACGTCTTCTATCTGCCGGTCGAGACCCAGCGCGCCAAGCCGCGCGTGATCGCGCCCGCACCTGACACTGCAGTGACCGCCGAGGCCGCGCCCGCCTTCCTCCACAGGGGAGGGCGCTGATGCGGGAACTCCGCTTCTATACTGCCCTGTTTGCCCGGCGGATCCACTGGCTCTTGCTGGCGGTGTTGCTGGGTGCGCTTGTCGGTCTGGCGGCGGGGCGGATGATCACGCCGATCTACGAGGCCAAGGCGCTTCTCGTCGTCGAGGGCGATCGCATCCCCGACGGTCTCGCGGCCTCGACCGTGCGCACCGACACGAATGCCAAGCTGCAGGTGATCCGCAAACGGGTGCTCTCGCGCGAGAGCCTGCTCGACATGGCGCGGCGAATGGCGCTTTTCCCTGACCTGCGCACCGAGTCCGGCGCGCGCGATGCCGATGCGGTTTTCGAGGCGCTGCAGAACTCGGTCGAGATTGATATCTCCGAGCAGAGCAAGTCGCGCTCCGCCCCGAAAGACGCGACCTTCATGACGGTGTCTTTCCGCGCTGGCGCCCCGGCGCGCGCCGCGCGGGTCGCGAATGAGCTGGTGACGCGCATCCTCAAGGAAGACAGCGACATCCGCACAAAGGCCGCGCGCGACACGCTCGATTTCTTCTCGCGCGAGGTGGATCGGCTGGAAGGCGAACTGGCGAAATCCTCCAGCGCGATGTTGCAGTTCAGGCAGGAGAACGGCGACGCGCTGCCCGAGGAATTGCCGCTGCTGCGCGACCGTCTCGCCGCTGTGCAGGCGGGCGCGGAGACCCGGCTCGCGCATGTGAACGAGACCGAGACGGAGATCGACCGGCTGGTGCGGCTGCGCGAAGCGGCGGGACGTGTGGTCGACCGCGACGCGATCTATCCGCCCGCGGCGCGCGAATTGTCCCGGCTCGAGGCGCAGCGCGACGCGCTCAAACCGCTACTGCCCGCCGATGACGCACGGCTCGCGGCGCTGGGCGCGCAGATTCAGGAATTGTCGCAGCAGGTGGCGCTGCCGCTGCCGAAAGCCAACTCCGCCTTCGAGAGCCGTCTGCGCGAATTGACCGATACGCTTTTCGTCGCGCAGGCCGCAGGCGATGCCGCCGATCTGAAAATCGCGCAACTCCGCGAGGCGATTGCGAAAGTGCCCGCCAACGCATCGGCGCTCGAGGCGCTGCGCCGCGATCACGACAATCTCGCCGATCAGTACGACAGCGCCGTGAAAGCGCGCGCCGTGGCCGAGACCGGCGATACGATCGAGTCGCTGGCCAAGGGCGAGAAGCTGACCGTGATCGATCAGGCGGTCGCGCCGGGCGAGCCGGTGAAACCCAATCGCAAGACGCTGGCGCTGGCAGGCGTCGGCGCGGGGCTGTTTCTCGGCCTCGTGGCGGTCGCACTCAAGGAATTGCTCAGCACCGGAATCCGCCGCCCCGAAGACCTGCAGCGCCATCTGGGGATCTCGGCTTTCGCGACGCTGCCATATCTGAGCACGCCCGAAGACGCGCGCCGCCGTCGCCGCAAGATGCTGGTCTCCGGCTCCATGGTCGGTGCGGCTTTCGTCGCGGTCGTGGTGCTGTTCGGCGCGTTCTACATGCCGCTCGACCGGCTGTTCTGAGGCAAGGAGGCGAGAGATGGCGGAAAGATTGCGAGACGCGATTGCCAAGGCCCGGGCCGCCCGCACGGGCCGCGCTGCCTCCGAGCCTTCGGTCCGGGCGCAGGTCGCCCCCGGCAGCGACGGTATCACGGCGGGTGCGTGGCAGGCGCTGACGCCGATCGCCCCGAATTTGGGGCGGCTGCGCGGCAAGCGCATCGTCAGCCCCGATGGCAGCGCCGAGAGCGCCCCGATCGACCTGATGCGCACCAAGATCGTGCAGCAGATGCGGGCCAATGGCTGGCGGCGGCTGGCGATCACCTCGCCCTCGGCGGGTTGCGGGAAATCGACCGTCGCGCTCAATCTCGCGCTGAGCCTCGCACGGCAGCAAGAGCGGCACACGCTGCTCATCGAGGCCGATTTCCGCAAGCCCTCGCTGTTGAAGCTGCTCGACGCGCCGCGCGGGCCGCAAATCTCGGAGGTGCTGGGCGGGACGGCCGAATTTGCCGATCACGCGTTGCGGCTGGGCGGCAACCTTGCGATTGGCGCGAATAGCAAACCGGTGGAGACCCCGGCCGAACTGATCCAGTCGCGCCGCGCGGCTGAGGCGCTGGAGCGGATCGAGACGATCTACGCCCCCGACCTGATGATCTTCGACACCGCGCCAGTGCTGGTCAGCGACGATACGCTCTCGCTCGCCGCCCATGTCGATTGCGTGCTGATCATCGCCGCGACCGAAGAGACCACGATTCAGGAAATCGATATCTGCGAGCGCGAACTGGCCGAGCGCACCAATGTGATGGGCGTGGTGGTCAACAAATTCCGCTTCGCCGCCCCCGAATATGGCTACGCCTATGGCTACGGCTACGGGGCCGCGACGGAGGAGGACTGAGCGGCCAGCCGCTTTGCCTTCGGTCACGCCCGTGCCATATAGCTTCGGTAAGCGCGCGGCCCCCGCCTGCGGGGGCTTCGACCGCGCCAAACCCTGCTGACGAAAGGCCGCCATGACCCGCATCATCTCTTCGCTGTCCGAGATTTCCGCCCCCTATGACGCGCTGTTTTGCGACCTCTGGGGCTGCCTGCATAACGGGGTTAAGGCGTTTCCCGCGGCGGTCGAGGCGCTGCAGGCGTTTCGTGCGAAAGGCGGCAAGGTCGTGCTTCTGACCAACGCCCCGCGGCCCGCGAAATTCGTGATGGAGTCGCTCGATCGGCTGGGCTGTCCGCGTGACGCCTATGACCTCGTCGTCTCCTCCGGCGATGCCGCGCAGGATGCGATGTTCGCGGGCGCCGTGGGCAAGAAGGTCTGGCATCTGGGCCCGTCCAAGGATGACGGATTCTTCACCGAGGTGCCCGAGGAATGGCAAGGGCAGGCCGAGATCACCCGCGTCGATTTCGACGAGGCCGAGGGCATCGTCTGCACCGGTCCCTTCGACGAGGTGAACGAGGTCCCCGAGGATTACCGCCCGAAGTTCCTGCTCGCGAAGATGCGCGAGTTGCCGATGCTCTGCGCGAACCCCGATATTGTCGTCGATCTGGGCGACAAGCGCATCTACTGCGCGGGCGCGCTGGCGGCGCTCTATGAGGAAATGGGCGGCGAGGCGATGTATTTCGGCAAACCCCATCCGCCGATCTACGATCTTGCGCGGCGCAAACTGAGCCGTCTGGGCGGCGCGGAGGATGCGCGCATCCTCGCCATCGGCGACGGGATCAATACCGATGTGGCCGGCGCTGTGGGGGAGGGGATCGATTGCCTCTTCATCTCCAGCGGTCTGGCGCATGATCAGTTCGGGGCCGATCCGCAGAACCCCGATCCCGAATTGCTGCGCACCTGGCTGGAGGCGCGTCAGCGCGACCCGCTCTACACGATGGGCCAGCTGACCTGAGCGGGGTGCAAAATTCGGGCGGTAACTTTGTTGCGCCT contains:
- a CDS encoding DUF3445 domain-containing protein — protein: MKDLVANPVLQNRLSFAPWADPRTRRLPGVIPVSYEDWLEVDDAYAAQMGLRDRLIEEARDLVLGLSDHGRPAAEELYDLVLPMLPALGFACSAETVTRPDGAVVALDRTDPLATLGRLLQCDLCLMEADEAAFGNSEHVLTGGVLCFPSGWTLREKFMRPMMRIHEPIEIYTDDLGKRVQRLLDGVREGRGLMRGTASRSAAHLHDPRSEYEFAHAPADAPYIRVERQCLFRLPHTNAVIFSIHTQVVRPESLSPDQAQALAEHPIRQAD
- a CDS encoding TM2 domain-containing protein; the protein is MARDDARALYIEQRVANEKKSALLGYVLWFMLPMLGVHRMYMGRVFSGVVMLALTGIGTLLSPILIGFIPLGLAGLWWLIDALLIPGMVSQDMAETRWRLMQEA
- a CDS encoding sugar transferase — protein: MSDLSTNFEFAGATGVTPTRARILRYEGMGKRLFDILAVIAILPVLLPLIALLALAVRADGGPAFYSQIRVGQGGKRFRCYKLRTMHVDAEAQLVRLCNENPALALEWSVNQKLDDDPRITRIGRLLRRTSLDELPQFFNVLCGTMSLVGPRPFMLDQEASYKGAMGRAYYKMRPGITGLWQVAGRSTTAFVDRVRFDERYYARLSLLNDLWLCVMTVAVVLRQTGK
- a CDS encoding metallophosphoesterase, with product MIGDLHGRADLLGKMFERIGQEPQGAKARIITLGDMIDRGPNSARVLATLHAAQLANPSRMICLMGNHERMMLDFLLSPDARTAGWLRVGGLQTLQSYGIAPPDPRETDPEVLDALRMDLARALGPDLLAWLDARPAMWREGRFAATHAGADPYHPMERQSRDALLWGHPRFGQMTRRDGVWIAFGHWVVDQPVADQGRIAVDTGAYETGLLSAAWLDKGGLRFLQVEG
- a CDS encoding glycosyltransferase family 4 protein, yielding MARRILIVVENLPVPLDRRVWLEATTLRAAGYEVSVICPMGRGWDAAYEEIEGIHIYRHPAPPEAHSGAVAYAREYWHAIKAWFRLAKQVKRERGFDVIQGCNPPDLIWLLAWRYRLSGVRYMFDHHDVCPELFEAKFGKKGLLWAVMRIWERITFASASVSMATNESFRKIAITRGGMAPEDVFVVRSAPRVETFLPGPGDPTYRKGAKTVLGYIGVIGQQEGMDLLVQAVEHLVRKLGHTDLHVVIVGFGPELPNVEADVAARGLSDYFTFTGPLYGEDMLAAMNAIDIGVAPDPKNAMNDISTMNKVMEYMTLEKPLVQFELTEGRASAGEAALYARANDPKDFAARIAALIEAPERARSMGRLGRARVLDALSWDFSARQLLAAYDRIFSKLGK
- the xrtD gene encoding VPLPA-CTERM-specific exosortase XrtD, giving the protein MITTSPPLREVRALPWGTLGLLTLAVLSYPFFALGLASLGAAWSTPEYSHGSLIPLISLYLFARELHRAPLTLEARPQRWQGVAVIALALALAVFGTRAQIADFVTYALIVWMMGAVLLSMGWQAGKRHWKPVLHLIFMLPLPQILYWKLTIALQLVSSELGVMLVRAADIPVHLSGNVIDLGVYKLQVADACSGLRYLFPILSFSYLFGILYRGPFWHKAVLFVMAAPLTVLLNSLRIGMVAILVDAYGIEQAEGFLHVFEGWVIFGAAIAILSLTAIGLQRLVAEPKPLAEALDLDYRRFAPEARRLRNLAPSRDLGLAVILTGVALALWSGLPQMTTLPPERAPLSSFPTQIDGWQGTRRPLEPATEAVLAASDYLNAVYADPSKDAPVNLFVAWYADQSQGDGIHSPEVCLPVGGWEVSAFRPHRIALPHRAPFEVNRAIITKGLNRQLVYYWFDGRGRAMTSDWRAKLSVIVDGITRGRTDGALVRYVTPIRRDEDIRAADRRLTRFIGQSLPRLSASIPD